The following are from one region of the Candidatus Bathyarchaeota archaeon genome:
- the purQ gene encoding phosphoribosylformylglycinamidine synthase subunit PurQ produces the protein MKREDIKVCVMRVGGTNCDAETQRAFQELGVQAETVHVNELIKRRNLLDYDVLVFPGGFSFGDYVRAGVIFARKLSAKLGKEIDTFVDEGRPILGICNGFQILVEYGLLPGFDGTSNYPQATLTTNEPAGFKCQWIYLRQENRGKCAFTNKISAGKVIRLPIAHGEGRWLFPKEKEQAMLKQLVDEDMLVFRYSTKDGEAADGKYPENPNGSFYDIAGVCNSEGNIFGLMPHPERAMYWWQQPDWTRQQSNLKYGDGKLIFQSIIDKLTKTC, from the coding sequence ATGAAACGTGAAGACATCAAGGTGTGCGTCATGCGCGTGGGCGGAACCAACTGTGACGCTGAAACCCAGCGGGCATTCCAAGAACTGGGAGTGCAAGCGGAAACCGTGCACGTTAACGAACTAATAAAGCGTCGCAACTTGTTGGATTATGATGTGTTGGTGTTTCCAGGCGGCTTCTCTTTCGGCGATTACGTGCGTGCAGGCGTGATTTTTGCGCGTAAACTCTCCGCTAAGTTGGGCAAGGAGATTGACACTTTTGTTGATGAGGGCAGACCGATTCTGGGCATATGTAATGGCTTCCAAATCCTTGTTGAGTATGGTTTGCTTCCAGGCTTTGACGGCACAAGCAATTACCCTCAAGCTACGCTTACAACCAATGAGCCAGCGGGCTTCAAGTGCCAATGGATTTATCTGAGGCAGGAGAACCGCGGCAAATGCGCTTTCACAAACAAAATCTCCGCTGGAAAAGTTATTCGACTACCTATTGCTCACGGTGAGGGGCGCTGGCTGTTTCCCAAAGAGAAAGAGCAGGCGATGCTAAAGCAGCTTGTTGATGAGGACATGCTGGTTTTCCGTTACAGCACCAAAGACGGCGAAGCCGCCGACGGCAAGTACCCAGAAAACCCCAACGGCTCATTTTATGATATCGCGGGTGTGTGCAACAGTGAAGGCAACATTTTTGGTTTGATGCCGCATCCTGAACGCGCAATGTATTGGTGGCAGCAGCCCGACTGGACACGCCAGCAAAGTAACCTCAAGTACGGCGATGGCAAACTGATATTCCAAAGCATCATAGACAAACTGACCAAAACCTGCTAA